TTCGACATGTTGGATGTTGATGAGCCTTCTAGTTTGGAAGTTCCtttcgaggaaagggaggtggttaaaaaaatggatagggatAAGGCTCTAGGCccggatggtttttctatggcttttttcTAGGATTGTTGGGATGTGATCAAACTAGACATTATGGCTGTTTTTGCAGAGTTCCATGAtagaggtaaatttgaaaaaagtcttAATGCTATGTTTCTTTCTCTTATTCCAAAGTCTCATGGGGCATTCGATTTGAAGGACTTTCGTCCAATCAGCCTTGTGTGGGGGGGGGGCTATGGATCGGGTCATCTCCAATCCGCAGAATGCTTTTGTCAAAGGCAGACATCTTTTGGATTCggttcttattgccaatgaatgcctggacAGCCGAATCAGATCTGAGGAACCTGACCTcttgtgtaagttggatatggaaaaggcttatgatcacaTGAGCTGGAAGTTTTTAGTCTACTTGTTAAGAAGGTGcggttttggtgagaaatggtgCTTATGGATTGAGTATTGTATCTCGTCTGTGCGGTTCTTGGTTTTGATCAATGGTTCTTCTTCTGGCTTCTTTGTGAGTTCGAGTGGGGTGAGACAAGGCGATCCCCTTTCAccttttttgttcatcatgGTCATGCAGGCGTTCAACAGGATGATTAATGCTTCTATTAATAGGGGTTTCATCAATGGTTTTTATGTGGGTGCCAGAGAGTCTGATCGAGTTATTGTTTCTAACCTTCTTTTTGCTAATGATGCGCTGATTTTTTGTGGGGCTGCTCCTGACcaaattagatttattaaagccctTCTTATTGGCTTCGAGACTGTCTCTAGGTTAAAAGTAAATCGGGCCAAATCTGTTTTCATCCCTGTCGGAGGTACGGATGAGGACCGTGAGGTAGGTGAGTTGACTGGCATTCTGGGATGTGGCATCAgctctttgcctttgaagtatctgaGTCTTACGCTGGGGGCTTCGTTCAAGCTTTTGGCTATATGGAAAgacatgttggagaagattgctagaaggttggccccttGGAAACATTCGTACTTGTCCAAGGGGGCTAGGCTCACTCTTATCAAaagcaccttatccaatcttcctACCTACTTTCTGTCTCTTTTTCTTATCCCTGCCTTTGTGGCGAatcgcattgagaagattcaacgggattttttatggggtgggctcAACGACGAGCCTAAGTTCCACTTGGTCAGTTGGCACGAGGTTGTTCTCCGATTTTTGAGGGCGGTCTAGGGATTCGGAGTTTGAGGCTTTTTAATCAAGCTCgtttggggaaatggttgtaGAGATTTGCtaatgaggaagaagcttggtgggGAAGAATCTTGGTGGAAAAGTATGGGGTGTTTTGGGGCGGTTGGCACTTTAAAGTTCCTCATGGTTCGCATGGGGTGAGGTTATGGAAATACATTTGTAGGGgttggaggtcgtttcactgTCACTTTAGATTTGATCCTAGCTTGGGGttgaaagtcaaattttgggaggatatttTGTGCGGCGAGATGTCcctcaaggatgcttttcccAGTCTATTCAGTATTGCTAGCAATAAGGATGCTTTCATTGCGTATATCAGGGAGTGTTTAAATGATATGGTTCATTGGAATGTTACCTTTACTCGtagaattcatgattgggaggagatggcaTTAGCCTCCATtttctcgctcttgtattcgcTCTCGTTGcatggggaaggggaggaccgaatgtggtggatcccttctagaaaagggaagtttgaggttcaCTCTTTTTATAGAAAGCTTGTCCTTAAAGAGCCCAACcttttcccttggaaaagtatttggcgcaccaaggttCCTTAGAGAGTGGCGCTTTTTACTTGGTCGGCCACCCTTGGGAAATCTCTtaccttggataatgttcggaagagaggtattgttgtgattaatcaatgttgtatgtgtgaatcGGAAGGGGAGTCgatggatcatctctttcttcattgtggggttacGCTCATtttgtgggatgttatcttctctcgtttcaacatgagttgggttatgcctagaagcgtcaaggaGATGCTCGCTAGTTGGTGTCGGGTGAAAAATCCCGAAGTGctgtggtgtggaagatggctcccctgtgtcttttatggtgcctatggaaggaaaggaacgctagatgctttgaggatttgtcgagaaaccttgaggaccttgttcatttctttttgtacacgctTTTTACTTGGACTGCAGGCTGGCTTGCATCCCTAGTgatcaattttcctgattttctttttatgttcccctcttctttctccccattttagtcgctctcttgtatacttcctgtgtacttggatTGCGCCCATCTTcgctctttaatgcatcattacttattaaacaaaaaaaaaatcataacacaATCTACCAGCTTTTCTTTAAAGTACTACGAACTTGTACCCCTTGCAATGCACGggttgttttttaaaatgacatgatggaaaaaagaaataataataattagaggGTGGATAAatgacaggaaaaaaaaaacaagtttgagtttgagttttttgtgAGCATTAAACCTCCCAAAAAAGATCCATTGTGGGCATTAAACCCCACTACCTATTCTCAATGCAATGAATATCAAATAATGAGCCTAATGAAATATTTTgcaaattattttatgatgacATAATATTTTGGCATGACAGGTTATTAATATTAGATTTTTAATCAGACTTATGGTTAATTTGGCCCTTTTTCCATGACTCAGTTATGCCAAATCTTCGTATTACTAATGGACATATTGCttcatttatattctaatataacGTGTTATTTTTTACCCATATTATATTCTAATATAACATTCACGTAATAATGAGCGTAAgaacaatttttcatttatgagtttAAGGAAATCTATTTGAAATTAGTTAATTAGGACATTACTTTGAACAGATATCAAATAGTCATAGCAAGAAGCAAAAATGAGGCAATGTGAATAAGTATTAACTATATAAAGTAAAAGTTCAAGCATGCAAATTATGATTAAGTGGTGGAGTTATttcccaatttcttttctataaGTAGTTTCTACTTTCTGTTTTTTCTACATTCGGGTTTGAATGCCAAATTTTGAACTGTAAGTAATAAACGTTTTGAGATAATGAAGAGAGAAAGCTCATgtaaaaattgcagaaaaattcCAAATGAGTATCTGTCAAAATGTTCTAAAACTTTTTGGGTTCTTATTatcataaaaaatcattaaaatcaCTTAATGATTTATAAAAGTGGAATTGGttataaatgaaattaatatCAAAAGTATTTACGAAGAAAACAGTGATCAAAACACTGCAATAGaaattgaaagcaaaaaaataaaaataaataaaaaataaggaaaggCATTAACGAATTCTAAGTAATTAATTCAAGAAATCATTTAGCTTTTGAGGGAAAAGTTAGAACTATATGTTATCTTCTCTCGTTTCAACatgagttgggttatgcctagaagcgtcaaggaGATGCTCGCTAGTTGGTGTCGGGTGAAAAATCCCGAAGTGctgtggtgtggaagatggctcccctgtgtcttttatggtgcctatggaaggaaaggaacgctagatgctttgaggatttgtcgagaaaccttgaggaccttgttcatttctttttgtacacgctTTTTACTTGGACTGCAGGCTGGCTTGCATCCCTAGTgatcaattttcctgattttctttttatgttctcctcttctttctccccattttagtcgctctcttgtatacttcctgtgtacttgggttgcgcccatCTTCGCTCTTTAATGCATNNNNNNNNNNNNNNNNNNNNNNNNNNNNNNNNNNNNNNNNNNNNNNNNNNNNNNNNNNNNNNNNNNNNNNNNNNNNNNNNNNNNNNNNNNNNNNNNNNNNAAGGCGATCCCCTTTCAccttttttgttcatcatgGTCATGGAGGCGTTCAACAGGATGATTAATGCTTCTATTAATAGGGGTTTCATCAATGGTTTTTATGTGGGTGCCAGAGAGTCTGATCAAGTTATTGTTTCTAACCTTCTTTTTGCTGATGATGCGCTGATTTTTTGTGGGGCTGCTCCTGACcaaattagatttattaaagccctTCTTATTGGCTTCGAGACTGTCTCTAGGTTAAAAGTAAATCGGGCCAAATTTGTTTTCATCCCTATCGGAGGTACGGGTGAGGCAGGTGAGTTGACTGGCATTCTGGGATGTGGCACTAgctctttgcctttgaagtatctggGTCTTACGCTGGGGGCTTCGTTCAAGCTTTTGGCTATATGGAAAgacatgttggagaagattgctagaaggttggccccttGGAAACATTCGTACTTGTCCAAGGGGGCTAGGCTCACTCTCATCAAaagcaccttatccaatcttcctACCTACTTTCTGTCTCTTTTTCCTATCCCTGCCTCTGTGGCGAatcgcattgagaagattcaacggaattttttatggggtgggctcAATGACGAGCCTAAGTTCCACTTGGTcagttggcacgaggtttgttctccgatttTTGAGGGTGGTCTAGGGATTCGGAGTTTGCGGCTTTTTAATCAAGCTCgtttggggaaatggttgtaGAGATTTGCtaatgaggaagaagcttggtgggGAAGAATcttggtggcaaagtatggggtGTTTTGGGGCGGTTGGCACCCTAAAGTTCCTCATGGTTCGCATGGGGTGAGGTTATGGAAATACATTTGTAGAGgttggaggtcgtttcactgTCACTTTAGATTTGATCCTAGCTTGGGGTTGAAagtaaaattttgggaggatatttTGTGCGGCGAGATGTCcctcaaggatgcttttcccAGTCTATTCAATATTGCTAGCAATAAGGATGCTTTCATTGCGGATATCAGGGAGTGTTTAAATGATATGGTTCATTGGAATGTTACCTTTACTCGtagaattcatgattgggaggagatggcaTTAGCCTCCATtttctcgctcttgtattcgcTCTCGTTgcgtggggaaggggaggaccgaatgtggtggatcccttctagaaaagggaagtttgaggttcaCTCCTTTTATAGAAAGCTTGTCCTTAAAGAGCCCAACcttttcccttggaaaagtatttggcgcaccaaggttccttcgagagtggcgctttttgcttggtcggccacccttgggaaatctcttaccttagataatgttcggaagagaggtattgttgtgattaatcaatgttgtatgtgtgaatcGGAAGGGGAGTCgatggatcatctctttcttcattgtggggttgcgctcattttgtgggatgttatcttctctcgtttcaacatgagttgggttatgcctagaagcgtcaaggaGATGCTCGCTAGTTGGTGTCGGGTGAAAAATCCCGAAGTGctgtggtgtgg
This window of the Corylus avellana chromosome ca5, CavTom2PMs-1.0 genome carries:
- the LOC132181938 gene encoding uncharacterized protein LOC132181938, producing the protein MEAFNRMINASINRGFINGFYVGARESDQVIVSNLLFADDALIFCGAAPDQIRFIKALLIGFETVSRLKVNRAKFVFIPIGGTGEAGELTGILGCGTSSLPLKYLGLTLGASFKLLAIWKDMLEKIARRLAPWKHSYLSKGARLTLIKSTLSNLPTYFLSLFPIPASVANRIEKIQRNFLWGGLNDEPKFHLVSWHEVCSPIFEGGLGIRSLRLFNQARLGKWL